The genomic DNA tattaaaaaaaaaaaaaaaaatgtttgatgtaaataaactttctaaaaatctgcataaaactaaatatattgtatttgtaGATAAGAAAGTTAACAAACCATGTAGAATTGAAATTGGGAAGATAGAAATTGAAAAggtgtatgtaaaaaaaaaatgtggttattaATACTGATAAGTTAAATTGTTAAGTGCACATAAATATTCTAAAGACTAAGATTTCTCAACTTATTGTGTACAATACTCATACAGTGTCAGAACCTTAAAGACGGGTTGGTAAAAAATGTCTAGCGAAATCCCAAGTCCAGCTTGGAAGGGTTACTGTATTTTAAAGTATCGAGAACAGCAAAGGTGGGAGGAGTTGCACCACGGTGCGATGAATGGTGTGGGCCAAGACTTATTCCCAGCAGACGCGGAAGGTGCAGTTTGGTCCCGCTGTGAGATCAAAGCACCACATTAGGAGACAGAGGGATTATAATTTTAAAGGAGCCAGGCAGAAACCAGCAGCTTACCGGTCAGAAGAAGCACCGGTCCAAAGACCCCAACAGAGGTGCTCTCCCGGCCTCCGCAGAAAGTGTGCGTAAGGTGCGCCTACCAAAGCACCACACTGCATAAAAAGGAAGGCATTAGGACGGACTAGGCACAGCCAGCTGGGCCAAAAGGCGAGGCATGTCGCTTACTCAAACATCCCACTCTGAAGACTCAAACAAACCGCTGTTGATGACCAATGCGCACTGCGATGGCACGAGGGAAGAAGGAAAAACCCGTGAGTGCCCGGTGCGCACAGCAGCAGAAAGAGCAACTCTGCGTAAAACTCACCCAAGAGTAGCAATCAATGCGCCCAAGCAGCCAGCCGTCAGCCTACACCAGAGCCCTGGAGGGAAAGCACTTTTGAGCGCAAAGTGACAGCCAATGGTGCGTAAAAGGCAGCAGATAACTTACCAACGAGGAGGAACGGTGGTGATTGACGCAAGGTGACCACAGCATGTTAAGCCACCGTGATACTACCAGAGGTACAACTCCACCGACTCACGGAGGAGGAGAGATCCGCGCACAGGAGTGACCAAGGAATCTGAGCCACAGCAGACCTGAACCTAAATCCCTTCGATGCCCGCCCTGTAATCAGCAGACAACCCAGGTGCGCAGGGAGGAGCGCTACAAGAAGCAGGTAGGAGGAGGGCGGAAGCATTCCACCCTGTCACACATGCAAAATTATAGTACACTCGAATGAAGATCATTAGAAAAGAAGTTAAACGCAGATGCAAAACATAATTTTGATTCTTGAAGTTGAAGTTTTGTGCTTATATGTTACCATCGTTGGTATTACAGTAACTGTATTATGTGCCATCTTTGGTAATAGTGTTACAGTTGTAAATGGGGTATAAGTATCGACTTCAGCCGAAACCCCTTCATTTAGCTCTTAAAATACTTAAagtacatgttttttctttttttattgtaatgtacaAGATCTCTGAAAACATGACGTGTTCTAAATGTTTATAATGACCGAAATAATTACAAGTACTAATGTTACTGTCATTgagttgttttcatgttttacttttacttttttgagtatatttctaaatcagtaaatttGCTTGTACTTacgtacgttttaaaagaagtaattaattacatttctacacccaaccgttactgagtgaaTTATCATTtcgttttaaaatgtgaaactacacaaaaaatgaaatgaccagacaacaatcaaatgcatcacatcatagccgaccaatcagattaaacgtaatgcaccaaaacagcattgaatgcaggttattttgtcagttttacagtttagctatacttttatttactttatttttattttgaattgaattcattggtgtaattttatttaaaaaataattgcgcattttgacaaaccttttaatacagatgcctttgtggaaaataaatgaagttccaaatGTGAAAGATTTGatctacaatttatttttaagtttatacatgaaatgtttactgcATGCATGAGAACTGTACCAAGATGCATTACTAAAGATAAaagtgggggtgaaagtaactcgtaacttttactttgaatactatttgattgagttactttttacttgtatttgagtattttatgtatcacttacttgtacttcagtacaatttcaatcaagtaacagtacttgtacttaagttggatatatcagtactctttacacctctgaggtCTAAATTGATGTTTCATGTTATACCAATAAGGCATCTTTCAGAAATTAGGTGGACTTGAGTTTCTTGAGTTGCCAGTCAAACTCTCAGATTTTTATAACTTCATTggaaaaaaattttcaaacacaatttcacatcacacaaCACACCAATCTGGAACAATAGATCTATTCTGGTGAGCAAAAGATCTCCCAATTAATagatggtgatggaaacacaatGATTTCTGGGAAAAATTTCAGATCATTTGTACTCGAAAAAATATAACCAGATTATTATGGCTCTTCCATTGTCACTTAAAATTTTGCTTAAACAACATATAATACATTCCAAAGTTATCCCTCAATTAAGACAGCTTTATATTAATGATGTTGTAATTTGTAACCTTAAATGTGATAACAATTTTattagaaacacttttttgaGTTCCTGCTCCACTCACTCTGAAAAAAGTGATTACATCCTCAAAGATTTTAAAATTGACGAAAGGAAAAAGATGCAAATATTTAGGGAATTCAGTTTTGGCCAAAGTGAAAGAACTTCAGTTTAAggttattaataatgtttaccCCACAAAATAATTACTGAGACAGATATTTCATTTGAATGTTGgttattgtgtatttagtgAAGTCGGGACTGAGGATTTGGatcatcttttctttttgtgtgaaaAGTTTTTGGAGGGATGTTCAGAACTGGTTTCAATCTAAAGGGATACAACGTAATCTGTTCACTGTATCAGATGGGACATTTGGCTTGTTTGTTAATGATAATATAGTTGATTTTGGTGtgaataatattgttttgttaggtatatattatattcataaatgtaatttatttaaatctaaGCCTATTTGCGATTTAATCCTTAATGATCTGATATCATCAGATCGCACACATCCTTATCTGCAGCTAATTAAAATGAACACAACTCACTgaagtttaaagtgttttaataattttgtttatgTAATTATCAGAGCATCTACAACTCTAAAGCACATTTTCACGAGAATATGGTTTCTCACCAGTGTGAGTTCTCATGTGACACTTTGGATTACGTTTTGTAACAAAACACTTCCCACATGTTTCACATGAATGTTTTTTGTggaagtttgtgtgttttttcagtgaCACGGATTGATTGAAGCGTTTCTCACAGACGTCACAGTTGAAAGGTGTGGCACTTTGTTGTCCAACAGGAAAATCTTTACGTCTAAAGCTTTTGGTCTTAGTGTCAAGGTTACGtctgttgttggacttctgctCCATGTGTTTCACAGATCCTGATTGTTGGTGTCTCTGTTTGTGAGCTTCACTTGGTTGGTCGACTGAAGGGGCTTCATGTCTGAAGCTTTGCTGACATTCCTGTGAAGAATGCTGCGTCTCATCAAACTGGAAAGTGAAAGTTGGAGCTTGTTCAGAGGCTCTGCTTGGTAAATGATACTCCTGTGATGTGAATGACTTAGTCTCATTGGTAAGGTGATGTTGTTGGTTGAACTCCTCGTCCTCCTGTTGGGGATATTCAGGAGAGTCCTTGTTTTGGAGGACTGGCTCACCGTCTGCTTCTGTTTTAATATCTGCTACCAGAACAGAGTCAAGTTCTTCTTCAATCTGACTGATGTGTTGCTGTGGGAGATCTGAGGAGACAGAGTAGAAGAATGCCATCAACCTTGTGTAGAGTGGGAGGAGGAAGACTACTGTAGACCGTGTGATGAAGAATAAAGCTGAGTAAAAACAAATCGAtttgaaattttccaaaataGATTATTTCATAGGTACTGAAATCGATTTTATTTGTACTCTAACCCCAGTAGTCTCATTCTATAGCCTGGCGTTAGCAAAGCTGACAACTGCGCCTGCTCAACGCGAGGGTGCATTCAATCCAGTGAACAAATGATAGATGAAGCTCACCTAGGGGTGTAAGAAAAAAGCTATTCAGTGATATATCGCAACATTTCACCACGTGATTATTGCATCAGTCCAAAAATCgtccaaatagattttttaaatcatgtttttaattaaaaaaaacatttaatgtcgctaacattagcatagaaCGTAAactcccggtcactaggtgtcagcaatgcattttagctttattttcataaaacacactgGAAACttaatagatgtatgtggttcaTTTCTATTCAAAA from Gouania willdenowi chromosome 4, fGouWil2.1, whole genome shotgun sequence includes the following:
- the LOC114461824 gene encoding zinc finger protein 675-like isoform X2 → MQCGALVGAPYAHFLRRPGEHLCWGLWTGASSDRGTKLHLPRLLGISLGPHHSSHRGATPPTFAVLDTLKYNLPQQHISQIEEELDSVLVADIKTEADGEPVLQNKDSPEYPQQEDEEFNQQHHLTNETKSFTSQEYHLPSRASEQAPTFTFQFDETQHSSQECQQSFRHEAPSVDQPSEAHKQRHQQSGSVKHMEQKSNNRRNLDTKTKSFRRKDFPVGQQSATPFNCDVCEKRFNQSVSLKKHTNFHKKHSCETCGKCFVTKRNPKCHMRTHTDLPQQHISQIEEELDSVLVADIKTEADGEPVLQNKDSPEYPQQEDEEFNQQHHLTNETKSFTSQEYHLPSRASEQAPTFTFQFDETQHSSQECQQSFRHEAPSVDQPSEAHKQRRQTIRICETHGAEVQQQT